A region from the Gemmatimonadaceae bacterium genome encodes:
- a CDS encoding PadR family transcriptional regulator, translating into MAEQLPLMKGTVDMLVLKALSWGPMHGFGIATWLEQRSSGALGLDDSAMYQVLHRLEGRGFVEAEWAVTDNNRNARYYKLTPEGRAYLRETTANWLQYSASVTSIVTSRSKAV; encoded by the coding sequence ATGGCTGAACAACTGCCGCTGATGAAGGGCACCGTCGACATGCTGGTGCTCAAGGCATTGAGCTGGGGGCCGATGCACGGCTTTGGCATCGCGACTTGGCTCGAGCAACGGTCGAGCGGAGCCCTTGGGCTCGATGACAGCGCCATGTACCAGGTGCTCCACCGCCTCGAGGGACGCGGCTTCGTCGAAGCCGAATGGGCGGTCACGGACAACAATAGAAACGCCCGCTATTACAAGCTGACGCCCGAAGGCCGGGCCTATCTGCGTGAGACGACGGCCAATTGGCTGCAATACAGCGCGTCCGTCACTTCGATCGTCACGTCGCGATCCAAGGCAGTGTGA